The segment CCACTACTCCAAGATTTTATTAAAACCCAATCTCCTGGGCTAATATTATGTACTTTTGTGTCCAAAGGGGAGGTCTGGGAAAGGTATCCTTTCTTTCTGAGTCCTTCTAAAGTTCTTCCAATAGCTTCTAGGTATTTCCTAGTAGCCTCTTCTCCCTCTAGATAGTCTCCTGTGCTATAAGATGTTAATAGGAATGGAAATCCAAACATCATCTCATAAGGTGAGATCCTTATATCAGACCGAGGTCTTGTTCTGATGCACAAAAGCGCTAACGGCAAGCCCTTTACccaattcatttttgtttcttctgtcaATTTAGTTAGTACATTCTTGAGAGTTTTGTTCATCCGTTCTActctcccagagctctggggaTGCCACGGAGTGTGCAACCTCCGCTCTATTCCTAGGGCCTCGGTTACACTCTGCAATGTTTGGgcaacaaaatgtggacctcGGTCTGAATCTATGGTATTTACTATTCCATATCTAGGGATGATATTCTCTAGGATTACCTTTGCCACAACCTGGGCAGTTTCTCTTTTGGTAGGGAAGGCTTCCACCCAGTGGGTGAGATGGTCTACTATAACCAGTAGATGTTTGTATCCCTGTACCTGGGGCATCTCAGTGAAGCCTACCTGTATGCTCTGGAAAGGCCTTAGGGCTAATTCCCTCCCTCCGGGTACAGCTTTTCTCATCAccttttgatttgctttttggCAAATGAAACAACCTTTTGGAATGGCTTTTGCTAGGTCGTACACACCTATACACAGGGTGTTTCTCAGGAAGTGGTCACATAGTCCCTGGACCCCACAATGGGTTAATTTGTGTAGTTTTGTGAGCATTGTTCGAGCGAGTGCTTTGTTTAAAAGTACCCGTCCATCTGAGGTTAACCACTCCCCTCGTTGCCCTTGATgcaaatttaattcttttattgCTTTCCATTCCTTTTCACTAAAAATTGgttcccctttccctctctcctcttcaGGTGTTCTATTTCAAAGTTCTATTTGAAGAACTTTCACTGAATCCCCTGATTCTAGAGCTGCTTCCTTTGCAGCCTGATCAGCCAGTCAGTTTCCTCTGGCTTCAAAGTTGTTCCCCCTTTGGTGTCCTTTCATATAAACTACAGCTATTTCTGTTGGTTTTTGGAGACATTCTAAGACAGACTTTACCAAATTCTCATGAGCCAGGCCTTTTCCTTTCGAGCTGAGATAACCCCGCTCCTCCCAGATTTTCCCAAATGTATGGACTATTCCAAATGCATATTGGGAGTCTGTATAAATAGTTCCCCGGTCCCCTTCCAGCAAGTTCAATCCTCTTTCTAAGGCATATCTTTCAAAACTTTGGGCTGACCAGTTTGAGGgtaatttcccttttcccttaaTTGGTAAGGTCTCCCCATCTATGATGGCATATCCTGAGGCTCTTTTTCCATCTACTACTCTCGAGGAGCCATCTATAAACCAAATTTTTCCACCTGCTAAAGGCTGTTCTTCTAAATCTTCTCTTACTTTTGTTTGGAGATTAATCAATTCCAGGCAGTCGTCTTCTAAATTTTCAGTGGGTTCTCCCATGAGGAATTGTGCTGGATTAAGAGCACTTGATGTAGCCAATTCTAAATTATCTGTGTTCATtaatattatttcatattttaatattctaacACCAGTTAGCCACTGTTGGGCTCTTTGACCCAAAATTGTTTGGAGGTCATGTGGAGTATGTACCTTGATTTTTCCCTGTAGTGTCAATTTTTGAGCCTCCTCTATCAGGGTGGCTGTAGCCGCTACTGCCTGTATGCAAACTGGCCAGCCTCGAGACACTGGATCTAACAACTTAGAAATATAAGCCACAGGTTTCCTGCAACCTCCCCAATCTTGAGTGAGTACACCATAGGCTATACCTCCTTCTGCACTCACAAAAAGATCAAAGCTTCTTCTCAGGTCTGGTAAACTCAGGACCGGGGCAGAGGATAAGGTATTCTTTAGGCTTTCTAGCTGTTGTTCATCCTCTGCTGTCCAAGCTATAGGATCTGGGGCTACCAACTTATCATATGAGAATTTTACGCTCTGCGTGTACTGATCTAACCACAACTTGCAATATCCAAACAGGCCCAAGAGCTTTCTTacatctctttttgtttttggaGCTGGAAGTGATAGGATACCTGAGATTCTCTCGGGACTCAGCTTCTTATACCCCTCCCCAGTTATATGCCCAAGGTATATTACCTCTGATTGTACAAATTGCAACTTCTCCTGAGAAACCTTCAGTCTTTTCTCCCCCAGAAAGTTTAAGAGATGTATACTGGCTGCTTTAACTTGGTCTTTCTGCTTTCCGGACACCATTAGATCATCTACATATTGCAGAATCTGTACATCTCCTTCGGGGACAAACTGTTCTAACAAACTCTCTAAAGCTTGTCCAAAGAGGTTGGGGGATTCAGTGAACCCTTGAGGTAATCGGGTCCATCTaagctgttgttttctttttgtatctGCGTCTTCCCATTCCAATGCAAACCAATCTCTACACCCCTCTGCCAGAGGACACGCTCAGAAAGCATCCTTCAGATCAATAATAGTGAACCAGGCATGGTCTCTTGGAATTCGGCTTAAAAGACTCTATGGGTTGGGCACAACTGGGTGTCTAGCAATGGTCCTCTTGTTGACCTCCCTTAAGGCTTGCACCAGTCTGTATTTCCCTTCAGCTTTCTTTACTGCTAGTATAGGGGTATTGCGTGGTGACATGCAAGGTTCTAAAATCCCCTCCTGCAACACTTGTTCAATCACTGTAGCAAGCCCCCTGCTTCCCTCTAGGGAAATGGGGTACTGCTTAACCCTTATGGCTGGTGTGCCATCCTGCATTGTTATGGTTATCGGCGGGATATCCAAGAGCCCCCGCTCTCCTCCTTCAGCCCATACCTTCGGATCTATCTCAACGATATCCCCTTGGGACAACTTCATTATTTATACTaccatttttccctcctttgggATAATTCCAACCCCCGAGCGAACCTGTAAGTCTCTCCCTAATAGGCTTTTCTCCAGTTTAGACCGATAGATAAAATTAGCTTTGCACTGCCTTGAGTTTCCCATTATTTTGACATTCTCGATTATTGAAGCCCTAAATGGTTTTCCCTCAGCCCCTAATACCTCACAAGATTTCTTCCCAATTACCATTCTCTCTGGTAATTTGTTAAGGCAGGACTTATCTGCCCCAGTATCAACCAGAAACCCAAATTCCTCATTTAGGGGTCCCACCTCAACATTTACCAAGGGCTCCTCGAGATGTTTCATCGGGTCCCCTAAAGTATaaagcccctgacacccctgaTCGTCACCTCTAAGGACTTTTTCCAAAACTTCCTGTTCTCTGGCTATGGCCTCATCAGTACTGAGCTTTTTACAAGACCTCCTGAAGTGTCCAGTCTCCCCGCAATAACTTCACCAGAGGGACTTGAGATCTCTCCGTTCCTCTAGATTCATTATTTCCCCCTGTTGGTACTGACCTCTCCTTGCTTGTTCCTGGTGGTGGACCCAACCACCCTTTCTTCGCCCTAGGTGGTGGCACAGGATTACTTACTCCCACACTCTCCCTAGCTACAGTCACCATAACTCTGGCCTTAGCTTTagctctttcctcctctctcctcagATACACCTTCAATGCTTCTCTCAACAGTTCATTAATGTCCTTCTCTTGCCAATCCTCCATATTTTCCAATTTCCTTCGTATGTCCGGCCGAGATTTGGTAACAAATTGGACCGTTAATAGCACCTTACCTTCCGTGCTATCCGGATCTATCTTAGAATACAATTGGAAATTCCGCCGTAAGCGGTTCAGCCAGTTGGctggggtctcatccttctcctgtgCACTCTCAAATGCAAGTTTTGCGTTAGTTCCTTTGGGAACTGATTCTCTAATTCCCTGAATTATCAATGACCTGTACTCCATCATGaccttccttcctgcctcttGGTTAGGATTCCAATTAGGGTCCACTAGGGGCAATTTTTGCTCCCCGGTGGGCACTTGGGGTCCGGGTCGATTATCCTTCTCCCAAATTCTTATGCTTGCCACCCGCATCATCCTAATCTCCTCTGGGGAAAACAGTATGCTCAAAATAGAATTCATCTCCCCCCAAGTATAGATATTTGGTCCTAAAAGTTGATCCACCTGGTTGGCCATGCCCTCAGAGTCCTCACCAAGGTTCCCTAACTCCTTTTTGAACCCTCTCACTTCAGAGGCTGGTAGCGGGGCATTTACAAAACCAACACCTCCCTGTACTCCCCCCCTAAGAACTTCTCTGAGGGGGAACAGCCTCTCTAGCTTTGAAGTCTTAGAGCAAGTGCAGCAGTAGGGCCCTTCCTCGGACACCAAATTCTCCACTCGAGAGTTGTTAGTGCTAGCGTGGGCCTGAGGAGAATCAGTATTCATTAAGAGGTTATTGGGTCAGAGGGCTCCCGTGCCGGAATCAGACGGAGATGAGgagacagagggagaaggaCCTGGGTGCATAGCGGTGAAGGTGTAGAGAGTGCAGCGGGTGAAGGAAGCCCCTGTGGCGGAGGGGCAGAAGCAGGTGAAAGGGCCGGAGGGGGTGGTAAAGGGATAACGGCCGGGGGAGGAACTGAGCCCGACCTCCTTCGCCAAGGCTAGTGCCTGTCCTCCCTCGTCAGGACTTGCCATGTCTGCAGGACTTTTTACTTGCCCGACTCCTTCTCGGGACTTGTGACTTGCCTGACCTTCTTCTATCAGGACTTAACACAATTGCCTGATTTGTAGTTTTGCCCACTCTCCCTTACCAAGGCCTACGCATCAGGACATAAAAACAACTAGACCCCAGCCTCCTTCACCGAGGCTACTGCCTGACCCCCATTAGCCAGGACTTAACACAAAAACAGCCTGATTTGCTAAGGTTGCCTAACCCCCTTTGTTAGGGCTTACCTATCAGGACTTTGGGGGTTCGTGTGCTGCTCACATGTGCCCCGCCCCTGCCGCTTCTTGGGCACTGCTCCGAGCATTCCCTGCACTATAGCTCTTCGTTCCCTGCCTGCCGAGACGTCCCGTGGCTCCCGCCACAGCCGTGGCGTTTGATACATCTCGTTTACCAGCCGGGATTGTAAAGCAAGCCTTTCTTCCATCCCTGCCCGCCTCGGTCAAGCCACCATTACCGCGTGGTCGCCGAGCTCGCTccgcagcgccccctgcagccgcggggGAATCACcgcacctgccctgcccgccgggagccagcagcgcccctgccGGCTGTGCCCGGAACTGCAGCGAAGGGGAAAGTGCCtgcagcccagagaggctggtttggttttctgcttctgtttgttgCTGCTGCCCCAGTTATTGGTGTTTGTTGGCCTTGTAATGCCTCTGTGGCAGTCACCGTAACCATTGTGTGTACTTGCTTGTATTAACTGTTACAGCTGTTGTAGCACtttgtgctggaaaatgaaGTATTGAGACTTGTCTAGAAGAGGCAGGCTcaagaaaaatttattattgATAAATAACACAGAGACTAGAAATTTTCGGTTCCCCTGAAGTTGCTGAATAGAGCTTTAGGACTAACTAGCAAAAAAAGGTAACAGGATGTAAAGGTATGCGCAAAGGAGGATAAACGTAGCTGGGACCAGTGGAGAAACAGATAGAGGACTACAGAGGGGTTTTTTGCAACTTATGTAACACAAAACAATAGTACATGCCCAAAGAAGTTCAAAGAAAGATCACCTGTAATATTGAAGCATTTGTTGAATATGACCACCAGACACCCCTTTAGATGCCCTCCAGGACCAAAAAAGGTCTTCCAGTAGAAGGTGAATGCATGCAAATTAGTTCTGGGAAAGTGGTGTTTGTGTATTTGTTAGCACATTGTAGTGAATTTGTATGTTCAGGATGGAATAAATACCATGTTGTGAACTTTCACCACACACATCAGATTAAAGGAGACACCCTTCTGTGTGTCCGACGCTGATAAAGAATGTCTGCTTTCTAATgcttgaaatgaaataaaaaagtttattttacagCTAATATCCTAATAGCAATATCCTACCCTCTCCCCAAGATTCTACAACTATATGCTTTCCCTCCCACAGATCCCACTCCCCCAGTCTTCAAGAGATGCGCAAACGGGCAGAAGAAACCAGGCGAGGCCCTTCTCAGCATCCTGGTTTTCAGTTTGGACGGGCCACGGAGGATCCACATCAAATCAGATCACGCGGGGGCGGTGCTGGTTGTCCCCTGCGGCCATCGCTTCATTTCCCCATGGCAGCCCCCATCCCAGCCCGTTCCTTCTCAAGTCCTCCATCTCTCTTCGGGGACGCTGGCGGGGCACAGGGCTCGGTGCCCTGTCCCCATCGGCGAGTCTTCGGCGCCGGCCACCTCCAGGAGCCGCGTCCTCCTGcgcctcctgctgctgccgctgccgccAGCGCAGCACGAAGGGATGGAGGCGGCGGGGGCGACGCGGGGCCACCCCGGCACGGTTgtccagcccctgcagcaggcGGATGGCCCCGATGGGCCCTTGGCAGATCGGGCAGGTGGCAGCGGCGTCgggggcagcctggggctggatGCAGGCGTGGCAGAACACGTGTCCGCAGGGCTCCACGGCAGCAGCGGGGCTCTGCAGGAAATCCACGCAGATGCGGCAGACCCTGACGGCTCGTGGCGCTGATGGCTCTCGCCTGACCTCCGCCATTGGTGCTCCCGGGCTTGGCTCctctcagctgctggcaggactCGAAGGCTTGTCTTTCACTGCCAGCACTCAGAGGTTCCTCAGCGTCCCGTGGGACTCAGAGGCTCCTCTGTCACTGGCAGCACTCAGGTTCCTCGGTCACTGACAGCACTCAGAGGCTCCTCAGTCACTGGTAGCACAGAGGCTCCTCAGACACTGGCAGCACTCGGAAGCTCCTCGGCTGCTCGTGGGTCACAGCCTGAgtgctctggctctgctccacGCTGGTGGTTAAAGTTCCGCAAGTGGTGTCATAGTGATCAGGAGTGGTGACATCACAGAGCTCTGAGGGACACACCCAGGAGCTCCCCCATCCACAGAGACAGGTGCTGTGGCACAAAGCCCACCTGGCAGTGGCCTGCACACCTCCGTGCTTGCCCAGCTCCCTTCCAGGCggtccctgctgggctggggctgtgccagtcACACCCACCAGGACCTGCAGAGgacctgctctgcagagctgctttccatgccgtgtcctggggctgcagctccccaggggcAGGACTGCTCAGCCCTCGGTTGAACTTCGGCAGGTTCCatcagcccatttctccagcttGTTGAGGTCCTTTTGGGTCCTCTGGTGtctcagcagcttctcccaCTGTAGGAAATgcagcaaacttgctgagggtgccctGGGCCCCATTGATCAGGCCACTCTCAAGAAGGAAGAGGACCGGTCCCAGTACGGACGCCTGGGCTACACTGCTGATGATCAGCCTCTATCTCAGCTTCATGCTGCTGATCAACATCCTCTCCTTAAAAACCAGTATCAACAGTTAAAATCACTTCCTCACAGGGCAGAGCTTATTTGCAACGTTCTGCTTCCCCCAAGCCTCCTGCTTTCTCCAAACTCATGAGAAATGTCTGGGTGGTCATTTATCAGCCCCAGTGAGCATTTTCCCCTTCTAAtacagcagctctggaaaacagCGTAGGATCTGTTGAATCTTTTGCCCCTTCCACCACTTTTCCTGAAATATACCTGgtattttcctgctgcaaatACCATTGTAGCACTACACACTGACACCACCTCTTGGAATAATTTTGTGCCCTTTGCAAAGAAACTGAGGTTGTTTGGCAGAGACTCTGCAGCACCAGGCACCTccagggccctgctgctgctgctgctgccaccataGCCCTGCTGTGAATGGAAGGGAAGAGGCTGTGATGACAGCAGGCCACCCCAGCACAGTTATgcccctgcagctgggcagcctgTGGTCACAGCTCAGTCTGTCCCTGGGATTTCACCTCTCACAGTGCTGGCTGTTTGTCCCACCTTTCCTAGCACATGGTTGGAATTGGCCTAGTGCCAGCTGTTTGTGGCCtttctgtgcagggctgcagaaCTCTCCTTCTGCTCAAAGCCAAGCTCCCTGTTACATCTCATTAAGCCCTTCTTTCCAAGTTCCCTTGTGCATCCTCCTAGTGCCCACGGCAGGTGCTGGGGCACCGTCCCACTCCTCAGGTGTGATGTCCCCATTACTATCTGCTTCCCCATCCCAGTCAGGACAGCTTTCCATCGTGGCAGCCTTGCAAAAGCACAGTTAATCCTCATGAAATGTCTTTTTAGCTGCCAGGCTCCACTCTCTGTTACACTGCAGATGCTTCTTCCCAGACCTGAGCTGGCACCTTGGCCACCTAAGGACACAGCTTCACCTCCCCACCATGGCCCAGCCAAGCCAAAGGGTTCACCAGCTTTTCAGTGCATCAGCGGCGTGATCCCTGAACAAAGCAACCTTCACAGGAGGAATTAGAAACATCAGGAGTAGCTCCATCCCAGGCTATGGGAGGCTGCCCTTAGGATGAGGCTGCTGGAGTTCAGGACGAGCTCAGGATGAGAGCTGAGGACACAGTGCCTCTGTCCTGGGACACtgggtgctgccctggcagcgTGGCACGGCCTCTGCTTGTCTCCAGGGCATGGCCACAttccatccaccatccatcctggctcccagcaggtctctgctgccctggctcagcagAGGAGGACAGAGCCAGTCTCAAGTGGGGTTTCAGGAAGAGGAACTTGCTTGCAGGAGTCCCCCATCCCTGACAGGTTTGGAGACATCAGCCCTtagtgctgggagcagggccagtGGGAGCACTCAGGGAACCCAAAAAGAATTTACTGGTCCCagtcccagggcaggagggggacTGGAACCTGGTGCAGCCCAGCAGGGGAAAGGCAGCTCAAAAGGCTTTAGCACCAGCTGTCCCTGGACATCGCTGGCTCTCAAACAAAGCCCCCACAGCTTTCCCTGTGTTAAAAACAGGCGAATCAGAGccagagtattttaaaaagcctggGCCTGTTTATTAAAATCAAAGACAACTGAGGACGAGGCCCCAAGATAAGCCCAGGACCTCAGCGGCAAGTCGGAGTAACAAATCGTAACAAATATCTGTGCACAGGACACAGGGTGCTTCCCTGGGTACAAAGACCACAGAAAGTCCCTGGGTGGCCAGCACCCGGGGGTTGTTAAAGTCTCTGGAAGCTGCTGATTGGTACGTTCTTGATCCCTTTGTTGATTGGCCCTCTTTCTGCTCTCTGGTTGGTCTATAAATTGGTGCATTCCTGGCCAATCATTCTGGAACTACGAGGCACTATTGGTTGGTCGATCCTCCAATCGCAGGCTGAACTGGTGATATCACTCTCCCATGCTCCTGGCCTCCTCCCCCTGATTGGCAACTACGCACACACACATAGCTAATAGTACATATTTAACTTTGTGACAGCCATGCACACTCACTTAACTAACAgtacatatttaattttgtaactTACAACTATTCACTACATTAACAATTAACCATTATTAACCCCGCCTACTAAAGCAAGTTTATTTATGACACAAGTACCTTTGGCTGGCAGAGGCACCACAGGCCCTTTGGGCCAGCCCACGCAGGATCCCTATcagctctttcccttctctttcctggGCTCCACAGTTCATCTGCCATGCACAAGGGGATTCCAGCCAAACGGGGATCTCTGTGAATCATCACCTCCCTGCCGCGCACACCCGGACCCGCCGCTCTCGGCACCGCCCGCGGCTCCTGCCCGGCAGCAGCGGAGCGCAGCCCCTGCCGGACAGCgcagctgcctggggcagaAGGTGGGAGAGCAGCCACCACGAGAGCTCGGCAGAGTCAGTGCCTTTGTTCCTCCCCCCCGCGactcctgtggcagcagccagcGGCAATCTGGATTAAAAGTCACCCGCGAGTCCTGCCCTTGG is part of the Vidua chalybeata isolate OUT-0048 chromosome 10, bVidCha1 merged haplotype, whole genome shotgun sequence genome and harbors:
- the LOC128793250 gene encoding uncharacterized protein LOC128793250, whose product is MFLITLLLSSISKQHSDELNLPQIPPSSANPTPPVFKRCANGQKKPGEALLSILVFSLDGPRRIHIKSDHAGAVLVVPCGHRFISPWQPPSQPVPSQVLHLSSGTLAGHRARCPVPIGESSAPATSRSRVLLRLLLLPLPPAQHEGMEAAGATRGHPGTVVQPLQQADGPDGPLADRAGGSGVGGSLGLDAGVAEHVSAGLHGSSGALQEIHADAADPDGSWR